The following nucleotide sequence is from Lytechinus variegatus isolate NC3 chromosome 12, Lvar_3.0, whole genome shotgun sequence.
TCAGTTTCCTGATAGCAAAAAGTCAACCTTGGCAGCAACTTTATGAGCTTTATTTGAGTCAGCAAATATGTATCTTTGGTAGATATTTTCAATGTCAAGACTCGGCATCAAGAGACAATGGGATTTTAACCAAATATTTTGGCTCGAAATTGGTACCAAAGAGCAGGTGCTATGCTAGGTGCTAGAATTTTATAGTTATCATGGCCCCAAATGCTATATTTGGTAGATTTTAAAGCCACAATGCAATTAAAGAAACGTAATCTCTTTTCATAAATGTACTAATCTCATTACTGTTATTGCCTTTTCAAACATATAGCATCCAGTAATGctcgttttttttaaatgtacccCTTTAAAGGCTGTTTTTGCCTAACTTTAGCACGTCCTCGAAATAATTCCTGAAACAATGATCTTCTATATACCCCACCTCTACTCATTTGTGTCAAATTTCATATTGTTTAGAATAAGCTGGTGTGTACACTGTAAGTTGAATTGAATTAGTTGATGCATTGTATACCTGTAAATTTCAATGTTTCAGAATTGATGGCTTTGTTGGGACtatcaaattgaaattaatgtaATTTCTAGAAAGATTGTTGCAAGTGTTTGTCAATTTTATATTCTGCAGAATAAGCTGGTGTTGTACACTAtaagttgaattgaatttgcTACACAGTCCTAAACGGTGCTATGCTGGGCGCTAGAATTGTATAGTATAACAATGCAATTAAAGAAAGATAATCTCTTTTCATAAATGTACTAATCTAATAACTGTTATTGCCTTTCCAAACTTATAGCATCCAGTAATGCTCGTTTTTTGAAAATGTACCCCTTTAGAGGCTGTTTTTGCATAACTTTAGCACGTCCTCAAAAGAATCCCTGAAACAATGATCTTCTATACAGGGTGGCCCAGAAAGAACGGAACACCTACGATCCTAAATTTCAGCAACTAAggttattgaaaaaatgtcataattgtGCATTTAGTGTGATAGACAATTCTTTTTCCAATAGAATGACACCAAGATCTTCAATTTTAGCTGATGCGTTGTGATTTTAGAGCTGTTTTTGAAAACCCTtgcaattttcaaaatgtgaccATTTTGCACTCTCAGAGGTACTGAAACCGGAGAGAATGCCTTGCCTTCCGGCCTGACATAGAACCCGTCGCATTCACAAAGTGTGGAATGTAGACAATTACGCAACCATGCGCTCTTAGCTCTTTACTGTGAATGGACGAGAGAGTGGGAGGGGCAAACGGAGTGATGGTCATTGTCCATTATCACTGTGAATTTTCTAGCTTTTGCATCTCAACAAGCCCAACAGGACGTCTCATTCACAGTGATAACGGACAATGACAATCACTCTGTCTGCCCCTCCCAACCTCTCGTCCATTCACAGTAAAGAGCTAAGAGCGCATGGTTGCGTAATTGTCTACATTCCACACATTGCGAACGCGACAGGTTCTATGGCAGGCTCGTAGGCGAGTAATTCTTGCTGGTTTCAGTATCTCTGAGAGTGCAAAATGATCACATTTTGGAAATTGAAAGGTTTTACAAAATGGTCCCAAAATCATAACGCATCAACCAAAATTAAAGATCTTGGTGTCATTCTCTTGGAAAAAGAATGGTCTATCCATGAGTAGGCAAGATAATCTCATATTGGCAGTAATATTGCTACTAAAAATTAAGGATCATAGGTGTTCCGTTCTTTCTGGGCCACCCTGTATAGCCCACCTCTACTAATTTGTGTCAAATTTCATATTGTGTAGAATAGGTCGGTGTTGTACACCATAAGTTGAATTGAATTAGTTAATGCATTGTATACCTGTAAATTTCAATGTTTCAGAATTGATGGCTTTGTTGGGACtatcaaattgaaattaatgtaATTCTAGAAAGATTGTTGCTAGTGTTTGTCAATTTTATATAAGCCAGTTCGCAGTTACAATTTGCGCATGAGCAGATAAAGGTCATTTGTACCAAAATGTATGCTTGATTTAAAAATTACTGAGATACGCGTTCATGATTAGAgaattgaattattattcatgTGTGCATATACAATACAAGAAAGGCTTTCACAAAGTTGTACTGATCAATACATTAAGTTACAATTGAATGGATGCTTCTCTAACTTAGTCTTGGAGACGGGTTATTGTAGTAAGGTTTAgtcaatcatatttttactCAGGTTCAAATTCCAGGAATTGCTATGGCAGGCAAGCTTGCCCCGGTAAGCAGTTGAGGCGCCTGTCAAAGTGAAAAACATGCGGGGTCAAACGTAGCAAGGTGCTCATGAgctaactacgaactggcttattctgCAGAAGTGGCCGGTGTCGTACACTGTAAGTTAAGTTCAATTTGATGCATTGTATAAGTTTGAATATTTCAGAATTGATGGATTTGTTGGGACTATTGAATGGAAATTAATGTAAGTTATAGAAAGTTTGTTGCAAGTGCAGTATGTTACATTGTGCAGAATAGGCTGGTGTTGTACAATATAAGTTGAATAGAATTTGTTACATAGTGTTTAAattagaatacatgtatatttgtggGACTATTAAATTTGGAAGTTTCAAAAGAAGTTTATTTCTGTCTTTCCTCCTTTGTAAAATTGTATGCATGTAAGATACAACAGAAATTGCTTGTGTTTTCAAATAACATGTCTTTACCACAAAAGGTATATATTTTGAAACTGCATGAAGGTCGTGCTCGGTTCATGAAGAATTCCGGGTTTGCATTTGCTCCAGACTACCAGAGGAGTTTGCAGTCCAACCACAAAAAATCAAGCAGCCTACAGTTTTTGAATTGGAAACACCTTTTTCTGTTATCAACACTACTAAAAATGAAGATAACACTCACAGGTGTATAAAACTAACACCTGTGGGTGTTATTCTACATCACCTACAAATTTACAACCTATACGTGTAAttataacacctataggtgttgtAAATTAACACCTGTGGGTGTGAATTAACATGCCCAGGTGTTAATTTacaacacctataggtgtaataATGACACCTGTGGGTGTAGTGTTCGATTATTGAATCCAGGATGGTGTTGTTttaacaccaaatagtgtaaaCTGGTAACACTTTCCGAGGTGTTAAACCAAACTGCTCTGGTGTTGGCAAAGGATAACACCCAGTGGTGTTACATTTAACACCGATACTCTAACACCAGTGATGGTGTCGTTTTAACACCAGGTGGTGTGGACCTATAGTGAATCCAAGCTGGTGTTAAATTTAACACCCATGGTGTTGAAtttaacaccatagtttttgcagtgtactgtCATTTGCCTGATCATAACATAATTGCAAATCATGATTAAAGATGAAACTTTCACCAAAGTTACTTCTTGTATCACACTTTGTTTTAAGATTGGAATGAAGAACCACGACTTTAGAATAATTTTAGGCATAAACCCATATAAACATAAATCTATTTCCGAACTTCATAATCTGCTGGACTGGGACAACTATCATGACTATGTAAGCAAAGAAAGAGACACGTGTTATCATTTATGTATAAAATAATGCATGACTTGGCTGAGTTGGCTCCTGGGTATATGAAGGAGAACTTTGTTACTAAGGAAAACAAATGTACTTTTAGAACATCAGGCCTGTTGGCTCTTCCTAAACCGCGAATCAACAGTTGCAAAAGAACTTTTATGAATATTGCAACTGTGTTACACAATGAGGCTGAAGATGTTGATACTTTGACTGCTGCATTGTCTAAAAAAAACTAGATCTCAAATATCAGTTTAGATTACAGTATCAGGACAAAGACTTTGATAATGAGTTATTCAACTTGACAGATACAAAAGATATTCAGGACAAGTCAACTGTGAAGATAATTCAATTGTCAGTTTTGGACAGTGACGATCTAGACTCAATAGACGAGTCCCTACTGGATGGGTCTTTCTTGACCAATGCTAGTAAAGACTTGGATAGTACTGCAGGGTCATCAGTGACATCAGATGCTGATACCATATCGGTTACTAGTTCATaacatggagaaaaaaaattatgtggcCTAAGGAATTGATCATTCCAAAATTTTGCTACAACACGGCAATAATGAATTCAAGAAAAATGGTACTCATATCACAACTGCAGGTATCAAGCAGGATATTCTTGACAGACTAGCAGAAGTGATATACAGACACAAAgcgtaggggaaggcggggtaagttgagcataggggcaagttgagccaccagccccaggccaataatgaatgagtcagacattgtggtggtgtcatgtagtgatgacccatagcataacctctaaccccaccacattgttttcaactttgaaacaaaaagtagttttttagagggaaaaatatgaatttcagacaaaaaagtaaaaaagagtgtgaaatagataagtgctttataaacacacacgtctttaaatataataaagacatgataacaacattattagtccaggtatggatctttattcttgtcatagtcttttatatgatggatgcataataaatgtgtggatacgaaattatcgcactaagttcggattggggtaagttgagccaaacagcatggggcaagttgagccatggtaattactatggtaatgtatcttaaaaaacaaacaaaccataaaaatcgattgaaatgctggctgaaaggagcaaatttacatgactgctcttttccttttaaaggatgttagtatttatagagaattagcaagtgaaaagactttaaacaaaaaattgacatgctggttctccactcatacattttgtacatagtttttgtggctcaacttaccccagaaggtggctcaaacttaccccacatatggggcaagttgagccatttgacatcgtttttttctaaggtcacgatgactttcagtgtggggatagaaagttatatataggtggaaaatatttcagaagaattaaatttaaaggcaaggtacttatttcgacaagattattaatcatatcaattctaacatgcaaaaagcaaaaactgtcacaacttaccccgccttcccctaccctACAGACCTACAAATTGAAGCAGTAGCAAAAGCACTGGTGAAACAACATCCATGCCTCAAGGAGCAAGGCTCGCAGACAGGATATTATGGGTGGAAGGTTACTTCAAGATGaagtgaagaagaagaataatgaCCAAACAGTCAACGATTTAATGAAGAAGACCTTTCCACTAAGGAAGAAAGATATTGTTGTATCCCAGGCCCTGATAGCAGACATTTGTGAGAGATGGCCAGCTTTGTGCACCGAGTCACAGGTAAGGctcattgaaaaaaagtatCAGGAATACAGCACCTTTCCTACATACTGAAGTTTGGAAAGTCTTTTGAGAGGCTTGCTCtatcaaaaattatttgatttctttatGAATTCATTCAAATTGGAATTtgagttaattaaaaaattaaccAAATGATAAGCAATAGAGCCTCTCAAAAGACCCTTCAAATGTCAATATACCTGATACTCTTAACccatgggggggggcttgcagTTTAAGTTGCGGACAGTATGCATGCCCATTTTCGGTGGGATTGTGCAATTAACACTGAGATCAGATCAGGGGAGCCAACTACataccccaccccccaaaaaaggtctATAGTAATCAAAATAACTTATAGCGAATATTGCTAAATGACAAGTCTAAAAGGAGTAACTTTATCCGATGGTTTAGTGATGTATATAATAATGCctggaaaaataataatggttTTTTGCCCTTTCTGCCTCTCAAAAGATCCTTTGAATTGTTGTTCACTTtgaaaagacatttttttcctgttacattttttaatgtatgaaATCTATCTTGCTCACTTTTTTCATGTTCCTTGATATGAATTTTATGCTAATTACTGTGAAAAGCTCATCCAATCTCCATTTTGTACAAAGTATTCTGTATGCATATACtttgcatattatcaaatttatgcatttaattGTATTCATCTTTCAGGTTTGTGAGGAGTTTGCAAGAATAACTGCTATTTCATTGAGGTCAACCTTCTACCAAAAGTTAGATCAACACACTCCAAAGCTGTTGCGTCTATTTGAAAAGAAAGTCGGAGTTCATAGGGATAGAATCAGTAGTGTTGGACAAGCTGAAGGAGGTATGTACTTGGTTGTATGACgattgctcctgcgacaatggCTCCAGTCCAACTTTGCCATATAAgccaaatatatataaaaaacaagtggaatgcctctggccgtctcacctgcatcacgcggttcaatatagcagcaatgctgactttgaatactactctaactcgcacaagatgttcagtgatacatggttactcttatgtccactttttatgaactagaccaataaacttacagagatatgatggttattcaccaaaaaaccccaacatggccaaagttcattgaccttacatgacctttgaccatgatcatgtgacctgaaactcaaacaggatattcagtgatacttgattactcttatgtacaagtttcatgaatcagatccataaactttcaaagttatgatggtaattcaacagatacacccaattcggccaaagttcattgacctttgaccttggtcatgtaacctgaaacgtgcacaggatgttcagtgatacttgattactctaatgtccaagtttaatgaactagcccaataaacttccaaagttatgatggtaattcaacagatacccccgattcggccaaagttcattgaccctaatgacctttgaccttaatcatgagacctgaaacttgcacaaaattttcagtgatgcttgattactattatgtccaagtttcatgaatcagatccataaactttcaaagttatgatgggaattcaacagatatccccaattcggccaaagttcattgaccctaaatgacctttgaccttggtcatgtgacgtgaaactcatgcaggatgttcagtgatacttgattaaccttatgtccaagtttcatgaactaggtccatatattttctaagttatgatgacatttcaaaaacttaaccacaggttaagatttcgatgttgattcctccaacatggtctaagttcattgaccctaaatgacctttgaccttggtcatgtgacatgaaactctaataggatgttcagtaatacttgattaaccttatggccaagtttcatgaactaggtccatatactttctaagttatgatgtcatttcaaaaacttaacctcaggttaagatttgatgttgacgccgccgtcgccgccgccgccgccgtcgccgtcggaaaagcggcgcctatagtctcactttgcttcgcagcttaaaaaaaaatgaatggataTGATGATTTATTTACCAGAAAATCTGCATTTGTTAAGGCTCCATGTAGGTATTACATTTGTCATCAATTTACATACTCCTTTCAGGTTTATCATACCAATTATTCTtcatattcatcataccaaaacgtgaaaaaaaaatggcagccaatggaaaatttgatttttgatcCACAATGACACATAAATTGcaattattttcagaaatttgGTGTGTcaagttcctatcaataattcCAATAACTCATTATTCCACATGTTAATTTAAATATGGTATGGTTTATTTTTTACATTGGAATGTGCAGAAATGTTCATTGCAGTGGTGTTCGGGCACTAGTTTTTATTCCCCCTCTCAAATATCTATAGCACATTTGATTCAGGTGATATTCCACTCATAGCTTGGTCCAGGTTGAGATTTAGCAGTTTGTTTAGgaaaatataaacataaaacATAAGATAAGGGAGTAAATTTATGacctttttaaaatattgagAAACAAACAAACCTGAATTTCCTGGTTTTATTTGGTTGGTTAGGAGCAAGTAAACAAATTCTTAACCTTATTGCCATTCTATTCAATGGCTTATGGGCCGATCAGAAAGAACGAAGACAGAGATATTTAATAGTCCTCAAGGTAAACATTGAACTTCTTCATAGTTTTAGTTTAGTTTTAGAGATGGATCATGCTGAAGAAAGAAGATCTCACTGAActggttaaaggacaagtccaccccaacaaaacttgatttgcataaaaagagaaaaattcaacaagtataatactgaaaatgtcatcaaaatcagatgtaaaataagaaagctatgacatttcaaaatttcgcttcatttcacaaaaaaggttatatgaacgagccagctacatccaaatgtgagagtcgatgatgtcattcactcacaatttcttttgttttttattgtttgaaaaatgaaatattttgattttctcgtcattgtcatgtgaaatgaagtttcattcctccctgaacacgtggaattccattattttaacattttgtgcttcaggcaaggaggtccgaatcgtcaaattcgtaaaaattgaaatattgtataattcaaacaataaaagacaaaagaaatagtgagtgagtgacatcatcaactctctcatttaaatgtaactggctcgttcatataactattttgttaaaaataagcgaaactttgaaatgtcataactttcttattttacatccaattttgatgaaatctccagcattgtgcttgtctgatttttctcttttgattcaaatcaacatttttctgaggtggacttgacaaCAGGCTTATTAAAACCTCACTT
It contains:
- the LOC121424996 gene encoding uncharacterized protein LOC121424996, producing MGGRLLQDEVKKKNNDQTVNDLMKKTFPLRKKDIVVSQALIADICERWPALCTESQVCEEFARITAISLRSTFYQKLDQHTPKLLRLFEKKVGVHRDRISSVGQAEGGMYLVV